The Candidatus Hydrogenedens sp. genome has a window encoding:
- a CDS encoding zinc ribbon domain-containing protein, with protein MPTYTYECVKCGHRFDYFHSITANPKVVCEKCKGKCERLIGNGAGIIFKGSGFYETDYKKKGSNGNGSHKTSTSTSSNNGNGKTSTETKTSNKETTSTSKTS; from the coding sequence ATGCCGACTTATACTTATGAATGTGTAAAATGCGGTCATCGTTTTGATTATTTTCATTCGATTACAGCAAATCCTAAAGTTGTATGTGAAAAATGTAAAGGGAAATGTGAGCGTTTGATTGGTAATGGAGCAGGGATAATCTTCAAAGGAAGTGGTTTTTACGAGACGGATTATAAGAAAAAAGGTAGCAATGGCAACGGTTCTCACAAAACAAGTACAAGCACAAGTTCCAATAATGGAAATGGAAAAACTTCAACAGAGACTAAAACAAGCAATAAGGAAACTACTTCAACATCAAAAACTTCATAA
- a CDS encoding aspartate aminotransferase family protein — protein MTNEEVKQLADQYLINTYGSRNLTLVRGKGTHVWDADGKEYIDLFSGIAVCNLGHCHPAVTQTITEQANKLLHVSNLYNIEPQVLLAKKLSECCFAKKWFFCNGGAEANEAGIKIVRRYWTIKGMYKPHIITAEQSFHGRTLATITATGQPKYHKGFEPMMPGFSYVPYNDPSALEKAITKETGAVLLEPIQGEGGIRLPSPNYLKEVREICNQHNILLIFDEVQTGLGRTGYLFAHQGYGVEPDIITLAKGLANGVPIGAMGCTEEVAQGFSPGSHACTFGGNPLSTATALTVMNELTQPGFLDKVQKLGNYFIDELQELAKSHSKIKEVRGRGLMIGMEFDEPVSPLISQLLSQGIICGSAGPNVLRFLPPLIIEKDELTVALKALQKALGVLGW, from the coding sequence ATGACCAACGAAGAAGTAAAACAATTAGCTGACCAATATCTTATAAACACTTATGGTTCTCGGAATCTTACCTTAGTGCGGGGTAAAGGGACCCATGTATGGGATGCAGACGGTAAAGAGTATATCGATTTGTTTTCAGGAATTGCCGTTTGTAATTTAGGACATTGTCATCCTGCGGTTACGCAAACTATTACTGAACAAGCAAACAAATTGTTGCATGTGTCCAATTTATACAACATAGAACCGCAAGTTTTATTAGCGAAAAAGTTAAGTGAATGTTGTTTTGCTAAAAAATGGTTCTTTTGTAATGGTGGAGCAGAAGCCAATGAAGCAGGGATAAAAATTGTGCGGCGTTACTGGACTATTAAGGGAATGTATAAACCTCATATTATTACTGCAGAACAGTCTTTTCATGGTCGAACTTTAGCTACCATTACAGCGACGGGACAGCCTAAATATCATAAAGGATTTGAACCCATGATGCCAGGATTTAGTTATGTCCCTTATAATGACCCTTCTGCATTGGAAAAGGCTATCACGAAAGAAACCGGTGCTGTATTATTAGAACCTATTCAAGGTGAAGGGGGTATTCGGCTCCCTTCTCCCAACTACTTAAAAGAAGTCCGTGAGATTTGTAATCAACACAATATTTTGTTGATTTTTGACGAGGTTCAAACGGGATTAGGCAGAACAGGATATTTATTTGCCCATCAGGGATATGGTGTAGAACCGGACATTATCACTTTAGCCAAAGGACTGGCAAATGGGGTGCCTATTGGTGCAATGGGTTGTACAGAAGAGGTAGCACAAGGTTTTAGCCCCGGCTCTCATGCGTGCACTTTTGGGGGTAATCCTTTAAGCACAGCAACCGCCTTAACGGTTATGAATGAACTAACCCAACCCGGATTTCTGGATAAAGTTCAAAAATTAGGGAATTACTTTATCGATGAACTTCAAGAACTTGCGAAATCCCATAGCAAAATCAAAGAGGTTCGTGGACGAGGGTTAATGATTGGGATGGAATTTGATGAACCCGTATCTCCTCTTATAAGTCAATTATTATCACAAGGTATAATATGTGGTTCTGCAGGACCTAATGTGTTGAGGTTTCTGCCCCCATTAATTATAGAAAAAGATGAATTAACAGTAGCATTAAAAGCACTACAAAAAGCATTAGGAGTTCTGGGATGGTAA
- the glnA gene encoding type I glutamate--ammonia ligase, which translates to MYKDLTPKDVLKMIKEKNIVFVDLRFMDFPGLQQHFTFPVSEINEEVFESGIGFDGSSIRGWQSIHESDMLVLPDPRTAFVDPFSNIPTLVLYCNILDPITKERYTRDPRNIAQKAENYLLSTGLADTCYIGPEAEFFIFDDIRFDQTPNSGYYFIDSNEGIWNSGRDEKPNLGYKLRYKEGYFPIPPSDETYNIRSEMVKLMLDCGINVECHHHEVATGGQAKIDMRYAPLTQMADQLTLYKYIIKNVAKKNGKTVTFMPKPLFSDNGSGMHCHISLWKGGKPIFAGNKYAGLSQEAIWFIGGLLKHAHALVAITNPTTNSYKRLVPGYEAPVNIAYSARNRSACCRIPMYSPSPKAKRIEFRVPDPSCNPYMAFAALLMAGLDGIQNKIDPGEPMDKDLYDLPPEEKALIPQVPGSLAEALNALSKDHEFLTKGDVFTEDVLKTWIEYKRVREVEAVNLRPHPYEFMLYFDI; encoded by the coding sequence ATGTATAAAGATTTAACCCCCAAAGATGTATTAAAAATGATTAAAGAAAAAAATATAGTCTTTGTTGACCTTCGTTTCATGGACTTTCCTGGATTGCAACAACATTTTACTTTCCCTGTATCCGAAATAAATGAGGAAGTGTTTGAATCCGGGATAGGATTTGATGGTTCAAGTATTCGGGGCTGGCAAAGTATCCATGAAAGCGATATGCTTGTATTACCCGACCCACGCACAGCATTTGTTGACCCATTTTCAAATATTCCTACATTAGTGTTATATTGCAATATTTTAGACCCCATTACAAAAGAGCGTTATACCCGTGACCCACGAAATATTGCCCAAAAAGCAGAAAATTACCTGCTATCCACAGGTCTTGCAGATACATGCTATATAGGACCTGAGGCAGAATTCTTTATTTTCGATGATATTCGTTTTGACCAGACACCCAATAGTGGATATTATTTTATTGATAGTAATGAGGGTATATGGAATAGTGGTAGGGATGAAAAACCAAATTTAGGTTATAAACTTCGTTATAAAGAAGGGTATTTCCCGATACCGCCTTCAGATGAAACATATAATATCCGCAGTGAGATGGTTAAATTAATGTTAGATTGTGGGATTAATGTGGAATGTCATCATCATGAAGTTGCTACAGGTGGCCAGGCTAAAATTGATATGCGTTATGCTCCCCTGACACAGATGGCAGACCAATTAACTCTTTATAAATACATTATTAAAAATGTGGCTAAGAAAAATGGTAAGACTGTAACCTTCATGCCAAAACCTTTATTTAGTGATAATGGCTCCGGTATGCATTGTCATATTTCATTATGGAAAGGCGGAAAACCTATTTTTGCAGGAAATAAATACGCTGGATTAAGTCAAGAGGCAATCTGGTTTATTGGCGGTCTGTTAAAACATGCCCATGCACTTGTCGCTATTACAAATCCGACAACGAATAGTTACAAACGATTAGTTCCTGGATATGAAGCACCTGTAAATATTGCTTACTCTGCTCGTAATCGGAGTGCTTGCTGTCGTATTCCTATGTATTCGCCCAGTCCCAAAGCGAAGCGGATTGAATTTCGTGTGCCCGACCCATCCTGCAACCCCTACATGGCATTTGCGGCTCTTTTAATGGCAGGTCTGGATGGTATTCAGAATAAAATTGACCCCGGTGAGCCTATGGATAAAGACTTGTATGACCTTCCTCCTGAAGAAAAAGCACTTATCCCGCAAGTTCCCGGAAGTCTTGCCGAAGCCCTGAATGCGTTATCTAAAGACCATGAATTCCTTACCAAAGGAGATGTATTTACTGAAGATGTCTTGAAAACATGGATAGAATACAAGCGTGTTCGTGAAGTTGAAGCCGTTAATTTAAGACCCCATCCCTATGAATTTATGTTGTATTTTGACATTTAA
- a CDS encoding P-II family nitrogen regulator: protein MKKIEAIIKPFKLEEVKEALAEIGCKGLTVSEVKGFGRQHGHKELYRGAEYVVEFLPKIKIEVVVVDEMVETVVKAILKSASTGRIGDGKIFIMPVEEAIRIRTGETGDIVVS, encoded by the coding sequence ATGAAAAAAATCGAAGCAATCATCAAACCATTTAAGTTAGAAGAAGTAAAAGAAGCACTTGCAGAAATTGGGTGCAAAGGTTTGACTGTGTCCGAAGTCAAAGGTTTTGGCAGACAACATGGTCATAAAGAATTATATCGTGGTGCAGAATATGTTGTAGAATTCCTTCCTAAAATTAAGATTGAGGTGGTGGTTGTAGATGAAATGGTAGAAACAGTAGTAAAAGCGATATTAAAATCGGCTTCCACAGGTCGTATCGGAGATGGGAAAATTTTTATTATGCCGGTAGAGGAAGCCATTAGAATAAGAACAGGCGAAACAGGAGATATAGTCGTCTCTTAA
- a CDS encoding adenylosuccinate synthase produces the protein MSIEIIVGANWGDEGKGRMVDYFAQDADFVIRYQGGNNAGHTVINEFGEFKLHLIPSGVFSKKTINILGPGMVLDLQSLVEEIESFKKHGIDPKIYISERAVICFPYHRYEDIWEEERLGKNAYGSTRRGIAPVYGDRTIKKAILMGDLFYPEYLEKRLRQIVDWKLQIAQGVYGKDNPFTFEDIWEWTQKWSKPLLPYIKNTNEILEQAVKKGKKILFEAQLGTLRDLYFGIYPYTTSSCTLSTFAPIGSGLFGYPPDRVIAVVKAFSTCVGEGPFVTLMEKEEADQLREIAKEYGAATGRPRTIGHFDAVATKYGVKVQGATEIALTKLDSLTGKKILKICTHYKFENKMFDDFPINPILEKSEPVYIELPGWDEDISKVRRFEDLPQNAQNYVLEIEKRVSCPIKYISVGPEREALIVR, from the coding sequence ATGAGTATAGAAATCATTGTGGGAGCAAATTGGGGCGACGAGGGAAAAGGTCGCATGGTGGATTATTTTGCCCAAGACGCTGATTTTGTTATCCGTTATCAAGGAGGAAATAATGCAGGGCATACTGTTATTAATGAATTTGGGGAATTTAAATTACATCTCATACCCTCTGGTGTTTTTAGTAAAAAGACCATTAATATATTAGGACCGGGCATGGTTCTTGACCTCCAAAGTCTGGTAGAGGAAATTGAGAGTTTTAAGAAACATGGAATAGACCCCAAAATATATATTTCGGAGCGTGCTGTTATATGTTTTCCCTACCATCGTTATGAAGATATATGGGAAGAAGAACGATTGGGTAAAAACGCGTATGGCTCTACACGAAGAGGTATTGCCCCTGTGTATGGAGACCGAACGATAAAAAAGGCTATTTTAATGGGCGACCTTTTTTATCCTGAATATTTAGAAAAGCGATTACGGCAAATTGTAGATTGGAAGTTGCAAATAGCCCAAGGCGTTTATGGGAAAGATAATCCTTTCACCTTTGAAGACATTTGGGAATGGACACAGAAATGGAGCAAGCCCTTATTACCTTATATAAAAAACACAAATGAAATATTAGAACAAGCTGTTAAGAAAGGCAAAAAGATACTTTTTGAAGCACAGTTAGGGACACTGAGAGACCTGTATTTTGGAATTTATCCTTATACAACTTCTTCCTGCACATTATCCACTTTTGCTCCTATTGGTAGTGGTCTCTTTGGCTATCCACCGGATAGGGTCATTGCTGTTGTAAAGGCTTTTTCAACCTGCGTCGGGGAAGGTCCTTTTGTAACCCTGATGGAGAAAGAAGAGGCAGACCAGTTACGCGAAATTGCTAAGGAATATGGAGCAGCAACAGGAAGACCGCGAACCATCGGTCATTTTGACGCGGTAGCAACAAAATATGGTGTAAAAGTACAGGGCGCTACCGAAATAGCCCTGACCAAATTAGACAGTCTCACAGGTAAAAAAATATTAAAGATTTGCACTCATTACAAGTTTGAAAATAAGATGTTTGATGATTTTCCAATCAATCCTATACTTGAAAAATCAGAGCCTGTTTATATTGAACTTCCGGGCTGGGATGAAGATATTTCTAAGGTGCGTCGGTTTGAAGACCTTCCCCAAAACGCCCAAAATTATGTATTAGAAATAGAAAAACGGGTTTCATGTCCCATTAAATATATTTCTGTAGGACCTGAACGCGAAGCCTTAATTGTGCGTTAA
- the mfd gene encoding transcription-repair coupling factor, whose translation MSVSLLRFKVISQIIEQIEKSSWVQIAGPWGVGKSVIPYLIHSELNKPLLVIASDNHGAEEIYEDFITFTSEEDCAFFPPWETLPTDFIDPAEDIVSERLHLLTRIISGKQVPKIIVTSIRSLLQVVPTREALEKQRLQLNKEQEYNLEDLTTLLINSGYQREASVSQHGEFSRRGGILDIFPYARELPVRLEFFGDIIESIREFDPETQKSIAPLEYVDVILKTEKDLIIKNSSLQQKNYLLDYLSRDTLIIWEEPLNIFKESRKIESEFGENLYTFTQDEIAGKFRELKNIEIASLSLPERSAPRIIIPMDSLQIWTKNLNEFWEQLKQWDIEQYHVRILCNTHSEQLRMHELISKQGYRLDKDSFDLKIEMGRIRPGCIYSDEKFVLLSEKELFGRKFVRRRGRFFRKGSRIYSLSDLKPGDYVVHEIHGIGKFTGLYRLENKSSDYLAVVYRDGDMLYIPVTQLDQIRKYIAGEDVTPNLDKIGGKTWSKTKDKVRESVKQFAEELLKLYAKRHHCKGFAFSPDTPWQRQMEEAFDYDETPDQYQAIEETKRDMETPQPMDRLICGDVGFGKTEVAIRASFKAVMDGKQVAVLAPTTVLVHQHWHTFQERMAGFPIRIESLSRLRTTKEIKQVLEGLITGEVDIVIGTHRLLSKDVQFKDLGLLIIDEEQRFGVRHKEQLKKLREHVDTLTLTATPIPRTLQFCLSGIRDMSVINTAPNDRLPIHTCIANYSPEIIKEAIERELRREGQVYYLHNRVQTIEYTAMKIQQLVPNARIGIGHGQMSKNELEKVMTAFINREIDVLVCTTIIASGIDIPNVNTIIVDRADRFGLSELYQIRGRVGRYKHRAFAYLLIPSDRALTKDAQERLKAIQDFSTLGSGLQVALKDLEIRGAGDLLGPEQSGHINAVGFDTYRELIEEAIAEMKGQPLIRKKLPPFETTIQARILDDYISNSLEKMQWYQRISTAQTPEECEDLIEELKDRYGPIPMPVENLVKIMKSRVLAVDLGVKKLVLNKNFLYIQFDTYHPVSTLRKKYAFEIFGKEIEMGLEEYPYLECSIDDTPEKYLNLLITYLEKLHDEGV comes from the coding sequence ATGAGTGTATCATTATTAAGATTTAAAGTTATAAGCCAGATTATTGAGCAGATAGAGAAATCTTCATGGGTGCAAATTGCAGGACCATGGGGTGTAGGGAAAAGTGTTATCCCATATCTTATTCATTCCGAACTTAACAAACCTCTTTTAGTTATTGCTTCGGATAATCATGGTGCGGAAGAAATATATGAAGATTTCATAACATTTACTTCAGAAGAAGATTGTGCCTTCTTTCCTCCCTGGGAAACATTGCCCACAGATTTTATTGACCCGGCAGAGGATATTGTTTCTGAACGCCTTCATTTGTTAACCCGAATTATCTCCGGAAAACAAGTACCGAAAATTATCGTCACATCTATCCGCTCGTTATTACAAGTAGTTCCAACACGAGAAGCACTAGAAAAACAAAGGTTACAATTAAATAAAGAACAAGAATACAATCTTGAAGACTTAACTACCTTACTTATTAATTCGGGTTACCAACGCGAAGCGAGTGTGTCTCAACATGGTGAATTTAGTCGGAGAGGGGGAATATTAGATATATTTCCGTATGCTCGAGAATTGCCCGTTCGCCTGGAATTTTTTGGTGATATTATTGAATCTATACGGGAGTTTGACCCGGAAACGCAAAAAAGTATTGCCCCTCTGGAATATGTAGATGTTATCTTAAAAACAGAAAAAGACCTGATTATTAAAAATAGTTCTTTGCAGCAAAAAAATTACCTGTTGGATTATTTATCGAGGGATACTCTAATTATTTGGGAAGAACCATTAAATATATTTAAAGAGAGTCGTAAAATTGAATCTGAATTTGGAGAGAATTTATACACCTTTACACAAGATGAAATTGCAGGCAAGTTTCGTGAATTAAAAAATATAGAAATAGCGTCTTTATCCTTACCCGAACGGTCTGCACCCCGTATTATTATCCCCATGGATTCCCTTCAAATCTGGACAAAAAATTTGAATGAATTCTGGGAGCAATTAAAGCAATGGGACATTGAACAATATCATGTGCGAATTCTTTGTAATACGCACTCAGAGCAATTACGCATGCATGAATTAATCTCAAAACAGGGGTATCGTCTTGATAAAGATTCTTTTGACCTGAAAATCGAAATGGGTAGAATTCGTCCCGGTTGTATTTATTCCGATGAAAAGTTTGTCTTATTAAGTGAAAAGGAACTATTTGGAAGGAAATTTGTTCGACGGAGAGGGCGATTTTTCCGTAAAGGAAGTCGTATCTATTCGTTAAGTGATTTAAAACCGGGGGACTATGTTGTTCATGAAATTCATGGAATAGGCAAATTCACGGGGCTTTATCGTTTAGAAAACAAATCCAGCGATTACCTTGCCGTTGTATATCGTGATGGAGATATGTTGTATATCCCTGTTACGCAATTAGACCAGATACGGAAATACATAGCCGGGGAAGATGTAACTCCTAACCTTGATAAAATAGGAGGAAAAACATGGAGCAAGACGAAAGATAAGGTACGGGAGTCTGTCAAACAATTTGCAGAGGAATTACTTAAATTATATGCCAAACGACATCATTGTAAGGGTTTCGCTTTTTCGCCAGATACGCCCTGGCAAAGGCAGATGGAAGAAGCCTTTGATTATGATGAGACACCTGACCAATATCAGGCCATTGAGGAAACCAAACGGGATATGGAAACTCCTCAACCTATGGACCGTTTGATTTGCGGAGATGTTGGCTTTGGGAAAACTGAGGTTGCAATAAGAGCAAGTTTCAAGGCAGTAATGGACGGTAAACAAGTTGCAGTTCTGGCTCCAACAACAGTACTCGTTCATCAGCATTGGCATACTTTTCAGGAACGCATGGCAGGATTCCCTATCCGTATTGAATCATTAAGCCGATTACGTACGACAAAAGAAATAAAGCAGGTTCTGGAAGGATTAATTACAGGGGAAGTGGATATCGTTATTGGCACACATCGTTTACTTTCAAAAGATGTCCAATTTAAAGATTTGGGTTTGCTTATAATTGACGAGGAACAGCGTTTTGGTGTAAGACATAAGGAACAGTTAAAAAAACTTCGGGAACATGTAGATACACTTACTTTAACAGCGACACCGATACCACGAACACTACAGTTTTGTTTATCAGGCATTCGCGATATGAGTGTTATTAACACGGCACCCAATGACCGACTACCCATTCACACCTGCATCGCTAATTATTCTCCGGAAATTATAAAAGAAGCCATTGAACGGGAATTGCGACGGGAAGGACAGGTTTATTATCTCCATAATCGTGTGCAAACTATTGAATATACGGCCATGAAAATACAACAATTAGTTCCGAATGCGCGAATAGGTATTGGGCATGGGCAGATGTCAAAAAATGAATTAGAAAAGGTAATGACTGCTTTTATTAATCGGGAAATTGATGTGTTGGTATGCACCACCATCATTGCCTCCGGGATAGATATTCCAAATGTAAACACAATTATTGTAGACCGTGCAGACCGATTTGGTTTAAGTGAACTTTATCAAATACGAGGTAGGGTTGGAAGATATAAACATCGTGCCTTTGCATACTTATTAATCCCTTCCGATAGGGCTCTTACTAAAGATGCTCAGGAACGACTAAAAGCCATTCAGGATTTTTCTACATTAGGTTCGGGTTTGCAGGTTGCATTAAAAGATTTAGAAATACGGGGCGCAGGCGATTTATTGGGACCGGAACAAAGCGGTCATATAAACGCTGTCGGTTTTGATACCTATCGTGAATTGATTGAGGAAGCCATTGCAGAAATGAAAGGGCAACCTCTTATTCGTAAAAAATTACCTCCGTTTGAAACTACTATTCAGGCGCGTATTTTGGATGACTATATCTCCAATTCCCTTGAAAAGATGCAATGGTATCAACGAATTTCCACGGCACAAACACCCGAAGAATGTGAAGACTTGATAGAGGAACTCAAAGATAGATACGGACCGATACCCATGCCCGTTGAAAATTTAGTCAAAATTATGAAATCACGCGTATTGGCTGTAGATTTGGGAGTGAAAAAATTAGTCTTAAATAAAAACTTTTTATATATTCAGTTTGATACCTATCATCCTGTTTCTACTTTACGAAAAAAATACGCATTTGAAATTTTTGGAAAAGAGATAGAAATGGGATTAGAAGAATATCCTTATTTAGAATGTTCCATTGATGATACCCCAGAAAAATATTTAAACCTTTTAATAACCTATTTAGAAAAACTTCATGATGAAGGTGTGTAA
- the rpsD gene encoding 30S ribosomal protein S4: protein MARYLGPKHKLCRRLGSCIWGSPKCPSKKRPFRPGQHGRDPKGKLSVYARQLLAKQKIRMHYGLMERQMWKTFQEAKRITGDTGVNLMRLLECRLDTVVYRLGFAPTISSARQLVTHCHFLVDGKKVNIPSFTVKPGMKITVREKSRNIPMIAEGAENPYQEIPPHLSREAKSFEGHVVSVPAEENLPFLEDTPGVIGFYSR, encoded by the coding sequence ATGGCAAGATACTTAGGTCCGAAACACAAGTTATGTCGGCGTTTGGGTTCCTGTATATGGGGAAGCCCAAAATGTCCGTCTAAAAAGCGTCCATTTAGACCGGGACAACATGGAAGAGACCCGAAAGGGAAGTTGTCCGTTTATGCTCGGCAATTGCTGGCGAAACAAAAAATTCGCATGCACTACGGTTTAATGGAACGGCAAATGTGGAAAACATTCCAGGAAGCTAAGCGTATTACAGGTGATACAGGTGTAAATCTGATGAGACTTCTGGAATGCAGGCTTGATACGGTAGTTTACCGTTTAGGCTTTGCACCGACTATTTCTTCAGCACGGCAACTCGTAACTCATTGTCATTTCCTGGTAGATGGTAAGAAAGTAAATATCCCATCTTTTACCGTAAAACCAGGAATGAAGATTACAGTGCGTGAGAAGAGCAGAAATATTCCGATGATAGCCGAAGGAGCAGAAAATCCTTATCAGGAAATCCCTCCTCATCTTTCTCGGGAAGCGAAATCCTTTGAAGGGCATGTCGTTTCCGTTCCGGCAGAAGAAAATCTTCCTTTCCTTGAAGATACTCCGGGCGTCATCGGGTTCTATTCGAGATAG
- a CDS encoding glycosyltransferase family 39 protein, protein MKRLYNYAIYALNLNGMKNKFFSLNHRTEKTFYYLLISLITLILILLLKQKPSIWFDEYFWGISYQDAPNLTTFLQLVGTQGPEVAPLYLSIMYTAIKLLNLSPEVFRYFSIIASIATILFTYKLFKIFFPPFISFIISLIPAIIPTFLWYSMLLRPHALAFSFSMCSLYFFFSILKNKTDTSQSKYFLLLTLVNGLLLLTYYIYVWLVFFEMSILFVSFFIEKSKKIFWVLPIHLLYVIAILLYLTFFSTPSNIAYSIHVSLESLLNYIFGVQDREVPYFVSISPWIYAIFGTNKISFSIAKLCDTGIPFLLKASNLAFIIILLFFFFKNFLFVLKNNSFRFEIPNIALLCIAFIVPFCFVVFTLITKIPLMMIRFLLPSLIIRWGLL, encoded by the coding sequence ATGAAGAGATTATACAACTACGCAATATATGCACTAAATCTTAATGGTATGAAAAACAAGTTTTTTAGTCTCAATCACCGAACAGAAAAAACTTTTTACTATCTTTTAATTTCCTTAATCACACTCATTTTAATATTACTTCTAAAACAAAAACCCTCGATTTGGTTTGATGAATATTTTTGGGGAATATCCTATCAAGATGCCCCCAATTTGACTACATTCCTCCAACTTGTAGGGACACAAGGACCCGAAGTGGCACCTTTATATTTGAGTATAATGTATACCGCTATTAAACTTCTTAATCTATCCCCAGAAGTTTTTAGATATTTCTCCATTATTGCAAGTATTGCAACTATTCTTTTTACTTATAAACTATTTAAAATCTTCTTTCCTCCCTTTATTAGTTTCATAATATCTCTAATTCCTGCAATTATCCCTACCTTTCTTTGGTATAGTATGTTATTAAGACCTCATGCACTGGCTTTTTCCTTTTCAATGTGCTCTTTATATTTTTTCTTTTCCATCCTAAAAAATAAAACCGATACATCTCAATCCAAATATTTTTTACTATTAACTCTTGTAAACGGATTGCTCTTACTCACCTATTATATATATGTATGGTTAGTTTTTTTTGAAATGTCTATTCTTTTCGTCTCTTTTTTTATTGAAAAATCTAAAAAAATATTCTGGGTGCTTCCTATCCACCTTTTATATGTAATTGCCATACTTCTATATCTGACCTTTTTTTCAACGCCGAGCAATATTGCTTACTCAATCCATGTTAGTCTTGAATCCCTTCTAAATTATATCTTTGGGGTTCAGGATAGAGAAGTTCCTTACTTTGTCTCCATATCACCGTGGATTTATGCTATTTTCGGAACGAATAAAATATCTTTTTCTATTGCGAAATTATGTGATACAGGTATTCCATTCTTATTAAAAGCAAGTAATCTTGCATTCATAATTATTCTACTCTTTTTCTTCTTTAAAAATTTCTTGTTCGTTTTAAAAAATAATTCTTTCCGTTTCGAGATTCCCAATATTGCCCTCTTGTGTATTGCATTTATAGTCCCCTTCTGCTTTGTTGTTTTCACTCTGATTACAAAGATTCCATTGATGATGATTCGCTTTTTACTTCCCTCACTGATTATTCGATGGGGATTATTA